The Streptomyces sp. NBC_01298 genome contains the following window.
GACGGATCCTCGGGCTCGGGCTGCGTCCGATCTCGGTGCCGGACGCGCTGGCCGCCTTCGACGTCGCCACCGCGGAGATCGCCCGCCCGGCCACGGACGACGGCCGGCGCCCGGTGTTCGCCGTGACGGGGCTCGACCGGGCCGCGCTCGGCGTCGCCCCGCACCCGCACCCGGTGCTGCGGGGCCTCGTACCCCGTACCGCACCTGCTGCCGCTCCGCGGGCCGGTCTGGACCGGGCGGCTCGGCAGCCGGCCGGAATCCCGTGGGACCAGCCGGGGGCCGTGCTCGACATGGTCCGCCGCGAGGTCGCCGCCGCCCTGGGCCACGACGAGGTGTCGGCGATCGCCTCGGAGGTGCCGTTCACCGACCTCGGCTTCGACTCGCTCACGGCGGTCGAACTGCGCAACCGGCTGGCGACCGTCACCGGCGAACGCCTGCCGACCACCCTGGTGTTCGACTATCCGACGGTGGCGGCCCTGGCCGAGAACCTGCGCACCATCGCGGCGACGAGCCAGGCAGCGCCCGTTCTCGACCAGCTGGAGACGCTGATCCGCGAGGGGCTGCTCGACCTGGATGCGGTGGCACGGCTGCGACAGCTGGTCGGTCACGCCCCGGCGGGCCGCAGCGCCCGGGACGAGCAGCCGGACAAGGACCTGCAGGACGCGGCCGACGAGGATCTGTTCGCCATGGTCGACGACCTGGGATAGACACCCCGCCGGAGGGCTCCCGGGTGCCCGGCAGGGGTGTTCCACCCTTCGACCGGACCCGGGAGCCCTCCGGCCCCCATCCCCCATCCCTCATCCCTCGTCACCCAACATCATCACCCAATAGACCGAATATTCAGGCGAATTCACCGATAGGGTACTGATCCATGGACAAGAATGACGTCACCAGGCTGGTCGGGCAATACATCGCGATCTGGAATGAATCCGACGACCGACTTCGGCAAGCCCTGATCGAGGAAGTCTTCACCCCCAACGCGACATACACGGATCCGAACATCGTCGCCCGGGGCGCCGCAGCCATCAGCGATTACCTCGCCGTGGCACAACGGAACTTCACCGGGATTCCCTTCACTTCGGGTCCGGTACTGACCCATCACGACGTGGTCCACTTCGCATGGCAGGCCGGCCCCGCCGGCGGCGTGCCGGTGGTGAGCGGATTCGACGTCGCCTCCTTCGAGGACGGCAGGATCAACCGGCTGACCGGATTCTTCACAGACTGATGACCCGCTCCTGGGGCACATGGTCACCGGGGAAGGAGTTCGTCCCGACAATCAGTGGCAATGCCCTGAGCAGGCCCGCTCTTTTCACCGATACGGAATCCGGGTCGCCGAAGATCCGGTGGAAGGTGTCCCAGGTCGATTCAGCGATGCAGTCCCCGATGGTCGCGATCAGATTCTCGAAGAGCCGGGCGACCGCATCGACCGACAGGGTTTCGAGCAGGATCCGGGTGCTGTTCAGCTGGCCCTGTCCCCACTGGGGGAACCTGCGGTGGAAATCCTCGTTCGCGCAGGCCACGATGAGCAGCATCCCGGACTGGCTTCCCGATACGAGCCGTTCGAAGAATTCGAGCGTGGCTTCGTCGGCGAGGTGCAGATCGTCCGCCACCAGGACTACCGGGTGCTTGCGGGCGAGTTCGTGCACGAGGCGCTCCGCCTCGTGCACACGGCCCGCCGGCTCCGGGCCGTTCGGATCGGCGGCGCCGACCGGGTCCGTCGGGCCGGTCTCGCGCAACAGCGACCGCAGTTGAGCGACGACCGATGCCGGGTCGATGCTCACCGACCTGCTCACCCGGTACTTCACCACGAAGGGAGCGGGGCGGGCCTCCTCCTCGAGCAGCCGGCAGAACTCCATCAGGAGCCGGCTCTTCCCCGTCCCGTGGTCGCCGAGGATGGTCACGAGGTGGGGAAGGCTCCGCTGTTCCACCCGCTGGAAGGTCCGCTGCAGGATCTCCATCTCGTGATCCCGGTCCATGAACGGCTTGGTGTCGACCGGATACTCCACCGAACGCGATTCGGCGATCCAGTAGGGCAGCTCCTCGACGCCCATGGCCAGGTAGGACGCCTGGTCGAGGGTCAGCGCCCTGGTGCGGTCGGACACCCAGATCACGCCGTCCGGCACCTGGGGGAAGATCTCCCAGCACTGGTCCAGCAGTGTGCCGTTGGCCGAGACCCGATTGCGGCGGGGCGCCGGGTCGGAGTGCCGCTGGAGGTCGCCGGTCGCCACCATGGCCCTGATCGCGATGCCGTGCCGACTCTCGTCCGACGCGTCGAGGCTGTCCCGCAGCAGCAGGGCGAGCTGCGCCGCGCGCGCGGCGCCCTCCCGCGGATCGTCGAGGTCGAAGAGGGCGATCGTCGCGGAGCCCACGGATGCGACCACCTCTCCCCCGCAGCACTCCACCCCGGCCCTGACCAGGGTGTGTATCCCGTCGAGGAGATCGTCCACACCCACGGGGTGCGGCGTTCCCGCCCCGGCGCCGACATGCGCTCGGACGATCATGACCGTCACCTCGCGCCGGTGCGACCGCTCCGGGGCCGCGGCCGAAGCCTGTGGCCGGCTCGTCGTGTTCAGCAGGCCGGGCGCGGGTCCGTCGGCGGCGGGAGGCGCCTTCGGAGCGGGCCGCGCACTCACGTCGGCCGGTCGGCCGGTCCAGCTGGCCTCCTGGGCCCCCGGCTCGACTTGGGAGAACTCGTTGAGCGTCGGGTCGTGCGACAGGATCCGCCGCTGCAGGTCCCGCAGCCACGGCCCGGGCT
Protein-coding sequences here:
- a CDS encoding BTAD domain-containing putative transcriptional regulator, translating into MLGPLEVVRDGERAVLGGVKQRALLGRLLLEPNQVVATSRLLDSLWPDGEPPITARKILQNSVWSLRSVLRSLRGRESAPALITRSPGYTLHIDEEMVDVHAFSHRLERGRKMMADGLPAEAAVVLRDALDLWRGDLLADLVEAGIVWPESSIVENSRIDAQELYFEAKLDCGHHREVISGIETLVEAEPLRERARGLLMLALYRAGRQSEALTVYQRTHSELVDRLGLEPGPWLRDLQRRILSHDPTLNEFSQVEPGAQEASWTGRPADVSARPAPKAPPAADGPAPGLLNTTSRPQASAAAPERSHRREVTVMIVRAHVGAGAGTPHPVGVDDLLDGIHTLVRAGVECCGGEVVASVGSATIALFDLDDPREGAARAAQLALLLRDSLDASDESRHGIAIRAMVATGDLQRHSDPAPRRNRVSANGTLLDQCWEIFPQVPDGVIWVSDRTRALTLDQASYLAMGVEELPYWIAESRSVEYPVDTKPFMDRDHEMEILQRTFQRVEQRSLPHLVTILGDHGTGKSRLLMEFCRLLEEEARPAPFVVKYRVSRSVSIDPASVVAQLRSLLRETGPTDPVGAADPNGPEPAGRVHEAERLVHELARKHPVVLVADDLHLADEATLEFFERLVSGSQSGMLLIVACANEDFHRRFPQWGQGQLNSTRILLETLSVDAVARLFENLIATIGDCIAESTWDTFHRIFGDPDSVSVKRAGLLRALPLIVGTNSFPGDHVPQERVISL
- a CDS encoding nuclear transport factor 2 family protein; translation: MDKNDVTRLVGQYIAIWNESDDRLRQALIEEVFTPNATYTDPNIVARGAAAISDYLAVAQRNFTGIPFTSGPVLTHHDVVHFAWQAGPAGGVPVVSGFDVASFEDGRINRLTGFFTD